A DNA window from Streptomyces sp. B21-083 contains the following coding sequences:
- the ilvD gene encoding dihydroxy-acid dehydratase translates to MPELRSRTVTHGRNMAGARALMRASGVPGADIGRKPIIAVANSFTEFVPGHTHLQPVGRIVSEAITAAGGIPREFNTIAVDDGIAMGHGGMLYSLPSRDLIADSVEYMVEAHCADALICISNCDKITPGMLNAALRLNIPTVFVSGGPMESGRATLVDGTVRTLDLVDAISDAVNEKISDEDILRIEENACPTCGSCSGMFTANSMNCLAEAIGLALPGNGSVLATHTARRALYENAGRTVMDITRRYYEQDDETVLPRNVATFAAFQNAMALDIAMGGSTNTILHLLAAAQEAGVSFDLDDINEVSRRVPCLAKVAPNVAKDRTYYMEDVHRAGGIPALLGELHRAGLLNEDVNSVHSSSLADWLKTWDVRGGSPSPEALELWHAAPGCVRSAEAFSQSERWEALDTDAAGGCIRSAEHAYSKDGGLAVLKGNLAVDGCVVKTAGVDESIWTFEGPAVVCESQEEAVEKILNKQITHGDVVVIRYEGPKGGPGMQEMLYPTSFLKGRGLGKTCALITDGRFSGGTSGLSIGHASPEAASGGTIALVNNGDRIRIDIPNRTIELLVPDDELAARRDALNGVYAPVSRERKVSQALRAYAAMATSADKGAVRDVSKLG, encoded by the coding sequence ATGCCCGAGCTGAGGTCCCGCACAGTCACCCACGGCCGCAACATGGCGGGCGCACGCGCCCTTATGCGCGCCTCCGGTGTACCGGGTGCCGACATCGGGCGGAAGCCGATCATCGCGGTCGCGAACAGCTTCACAGAGTTCGTGCCCGGCCACACCCACCTCCAGCCGGTCGGCCGCATCGTCAGCGAGGCCATCACCGCCGCCGGAGGCATCCCGCGCGAGTTCAACACGATCGCCGTCGACGACGGCATCGCGATGGGCCACGGCGGCATGCTGTACTCCCTCCCCTCCCGCGACCTCATCGCGGACTCGGTCGAGTACATGGTCGAGGCCCACTGCGCCGACGCCCTGATCTGCATCTCCAACTGCGACAAGATCACCCCGGGCATGCTGAACGCCGCCCTGCGGCTCAACATCCCCACGGTCTTCGTCTCCGGCGGCCCGATGGAGTCCGGCCGGGCCACCCTGGTCGACGGCACGGTCCGCACGCTCGACCTGGTCGACGCGATCTCCGACGCGGTGAACGAGAAGATCTCGGACGAGGACATCCTCCGTATCGAGGAGAACGCCTGTCCGACCTGCGGCTCCTGTTCCGGCATGTTCACGGCCAACTCGATGAACTGCCTCGCGGAGGCCATCGGACTCGCCCTCCCGGGCAACGGCTCGGTCCTGGCCACGCACACGGCCCGCCGCGCGCTGTACGAGAACGCCGGCCGCACGGTGATGGACATCACCCGCCGCTACTACGAGCAGGACGACGAGACGGTCCTGCCGCGCAACGTCGCCACCTTCGCGGCCTTCCAGAACGCCATGGCGCTCGACATCGCCATGGGCGGCTCGACCAACACGATCCTGCACCTGCTGGCCGCCGCCCAGGAGGCGGGCGTCTCCTTCGACCTGGACGACATCAACGAGGTCTCGCGCCGGGTGCCGTGTCTGGCGAAGGTCGCGCCGAACGTCGCCAAGGACCGCACGTACTACATGGAGGACGTGCACCGGGCCGGTGGCATCCCCGCCCTCCTCGGCGAACTGCACCGCGCGGGCCTGCTCAACGAGGACGTGAACTCGGTTCACAGCTCGTCCCTCGCGGACTGGCTGAAGACATGGGACGTGCGCGGCGGCTCCCCGTCGCCCGAGGCGCTGGAACTGTGGCACGCGGCGCCGGGCTGCGTCCGCTCCGCCGAGGCCTTCTCCCAGTCGGAGCGCTGGGAGGCCCTGGACACGGACGCCGCCGGCGGCTGCATCCGCAGCGCCGAGCACGCGTACTCGAAGGACGGCGGCCTCGCGGTCCTCAAGGGCAACCTCGCCGTCGACGGCTGTGTCGTGAAGACGGCCGGCGTCGACGAGTCGATCTGGACCTTCGAGGGCCCCGCGGTCGTCTGCGAGTCGCAGGAGGAGGCCGTCGAGAAGATCCTCAACAAGCAGATCACGCACGGCGACGTCGTCGTCATCCGCTACGAGGGCCCCAAGGGCGGCCCCGGCATGCAGGAGATGCTCTACCCGACCTCGTTCCTCAAGGGCCGCGGCCTCGGCAAGACCTGCGCCCTGATCACGGACGGCCGCTTCTCCGGCGGCACCTCGGGCCTCTCCATCGGCCACGCCTCCCCCGAGGCGGCCTCCGGCGGCACCATCGCCCTCGTCAACAACGGCGACCGCATCCGCATCGACATCCCGAACCGCACGATCGAACTGCTGGTCCCGGACGACGAGTTGGCGGCCCGCCGCGACGCCCTGAACGGCGTCTACGCCCCCGTCTCCCGCGAACGCAAGGTCTCACAGGCCCTGCGCGCGTACGCGGCGATGGCGACGAGCGCCGACAAGGGCGCGGTGCGGGACGTCTCCAAGCTGGGCTGA
- a CDS encoding TetR/AcrR family transcriptional regulator has product MTDAAPRRRGRPSRTDSADTPAARDRILAAAREEFAERGYEKTSVRGIAKAAEVDSALVHHYFGTKEQVFEASVEGAVGPLLNAPGAITEGPLDSVGERLARFFFGVWENPATRKALLAIVRSAVNNEVAAGAFRRLISAQLLRRVAAQLDLPDAELRAELAAAQLVGIAMLRYVIKVEPLASADPEQIIARVAPVIQIHLTAPR; this is encoded by the coding sequence ATGACCGACGCCGCCCCCCGCCGCCGGGGACGCCCCTCCCGTACGGACTCCGCGGACACCCCCGCCGCCCGCGACCGCATCCTGGCGGCGGCCCGCGAGGAGTTCGCCGAGCGCGGCTACGAGAAGACGTCCGTACGCGGCATCGCCAAGGCCGCCGAGGTGGACTCGGCCCTGGTGCACCACTACTTCGGCACGAAGGAGCAGGTCTTCGAGGCGTCCGTCGAGGGCGCCGTCGGCCCCCTCCTCAACGCGCCCGGCGCGATCACCGAAGGCCCCCTCGACAGCGTGGGGGAGCGGCTGGCCCGCTTCTTCTTCGGAGTCTGGGAGAACCCGGCCACCCGCAAGGCACTGCTCGCGATCGTCCGCTCCGCCGTGAACAACGAGGTCGCGGCCGGAGCCTTCCGCCGCCTGATCTCCGCCCAGCTGCTGCGCCGCGTCGCCGCCCAGCTGGATCTCCCGGACGCCGAACTGCGCGCCGAACTGGCCGCCGCCCAGCTCGTCGGCATCGCGATGCTCCGCTACGTCATCAAGGTCGAACCCCTGGCCTCGGCGGACCCCGAGCAGATCATCGCGAGGGTGGCCCCTGTGATCCAGATCCACCTGACAGCGCCCCGATAA
- a CDS encoding sugar phosphate isomerase/epimerase family protein, which translates to MAEPVVRVPDAKVALSTASVYPESTATAFEVAARLGYDGVEVMVWTDPVSQDIEALRRLSDYHRIPILAVHAPCLLITQRVWSTDPWTKLQRAQAAAEKLGATTVVVHPPFRWQRQYARDFVTGIWRMADETDVRFGVENMYPWRYRDREMLAYAPDWDVTKDDYRHFTIDLSHTATARSDAMEMVDLMGDRLGHVHLADGNGSNKDEHLVPGRGTQPCAELLERLAFTGFDGHVVIEVNTRRAMSSAERDADLAEALAFTRLHLASSVRAVPGGGARP; encoded by the coding sequence ATGGCGGAGCCAGTCGTACGCGTCCCGGATGCGAAGGTCGCGCTGTCCACGGCCTCCGTGTACCCGGAGTCGACGGCGACGGCCTTCGAGGTCGCCGCGCGTCTCGGGTACGACGGCGTCGAGGTCATGGTCTGGACGGACCCCGTCAGCCAGGACATCGAAGCCCTGCGCAGACTGAGCGACTACCACCGGATCCCCATCCTCGCCGTCCACGCGCCCTGCCTCCTCATCACCCAGCGCGTCTGGTCCACGGACCCCTGGACCAAGCTCCAGCGCGCCCAGGCCGCCGCCGAGAAACTCGGTGCGACGACCGTCGTCGTACACCCGCCCTTCCGCTGGCAGCGCCAGTACGCGCGTGACTTCGTCACCGGTATCTGGCGCATGGCCGACGAGACGGACGTCCGGTTCGGCGTCGAGAACATGTACCCCTGGCGCTACCGCGACCGCGAGATGCTCGCGTACGCCCCCGACTGGGACGTCACGAAGGACGACTACCGGCACTTCACGATCGACCTCAGCCACACCGCGACGGCCCGCAGCGACGCCATGGAGATGGTCGACCTCATGGGCGACCGTCTCGGCCACGTCCACCTCGCCGACGGCAACGGCTCCAACAAGGACGAGCACCTGGTCCCCGGCCGCGGCACGCAACCCTGCGCCGAACTCCTCGAACGGCTCGCGTTCACCGGTTTCGACGGCCATGTCGTCATCGAGGTCAACACCCGCCGCGCGATGTCCAGCGCCGAGCGCGACGCCGACCTCGCCGAGGCACTCGCCTTCACCCGCCTCCACCTGGCCTCGTCCGTCAGAGCTGTCCCCGGTGGGGGAGCGCGCCCATGA
- a CDS encoding Ppx/GppA phosphatase family protein, with amino-acid sequence MRLGVLDVGSNTVHLLVVDAHPGARPLPAHSHKVELRLAQLLDDAGAISPKGVDKLVAVIQDALQAAEDKGVVDLLPFATSAVREASNADDVLARVQAETGVELQVLTGSEEARLTFLAARRWFGWSAGKLLVLDIGGGSLEIAYGIDEEPDTAVSLPLGAGRLTAGWLPGDPPDPDSIRSLRRHVRAQIARTVGEFSRFGAPDHVVATSKTFKQLARLAGAARSTDGLHVQRELRSESLATLVPELASMTTAERAALPGVSEGRANQLVAGALVAEAAMDLFAVKTLEVCPWALREGVILRRLDHMGTHMGTE; translated from the coding sequence ATGAGACTCGGTGTCCTCGACGTGGGATCGAACACGGTGCATCTGCTGGTGGTGGACGCACACCCCGGCGCGCGCCCGCTGCCCGCGCATTCGCACAAGGTCGAGCTGCGGCTCGCCCAACTTCTCGACGACGCCGGAGCCATCAGCCCCAAGGGGGTCGACAAACTCGTCGCCGTGATCCAGGACGCGCTCCAGGCCGCCGAGGACAAGGGCGTCGTGGACCTGCTGCCGTTCGCCACCTCCGCCGTGCGCGAGGCCAGCAACGCCGACGACGTCCTCGCGCGCGTGCAGGCCGAGACAGGGGTCGAACTCCAGGTCCTGACCGGCTCCGAGGAGGCCCGCCTCACCTTCCTCGCCGCCCGCCGCTGGTTCGGCTGGTCGGCCGGCAAACTCCTCGTCCTCGACATCGGCGGCGGCTCCCTGGAGATCGCCTACGGCATCGACGAGGAACCCGACACCGCCGTCTCCCTCCCGCTCGGCGCCGGCCGCCTGACCGCGGGCTGGCTCCCCGGCGACCCGCCCGACCCCGACAGCATCAGATCCCTCCGCCGCCATGTACGCGCCCAGATCGCCCGTACGGTGGGCGAGTTCAGCCGCTTCGGCGCCCCCGACCACGTCGTCGCCACGTCGAAGACGTTCAAGCAGCTCGCCCGCCTGGCCGGCGCGGCCCGCTCCACGGACGGCCTCCATGTCCAGCGCGAACTGAGGAGCGAGTCCCTGGCGACCCTGGTCCCCGAACTCGCCTCCATGACGACAGCGGAACGAGCGGCCCTCCCCGGAGTCTCCGAAGGCCGGGCCAACCAACTCGTCGCGGGCGCCCTGGTGGCCGAGGCGGCGATGGACCTCTTCGCCGTGAAAACCCTGGAGGTCTGCCCCTGGGCCCTCCGAGAGGGCGTCATCCTCCGCCGCCTGGACCACATGGGCACCCACATGGGCACGGAGTAG